Proteins encoded together in one Chitinophaga sp. LS1 window:
- the sprA gene encoding cell surface protein SprA, which produces MKKSLRKRLRKHYAALTVFSIVAFFMVDSAARGARGVSYYPIGSSTNHAAYDSMIPVKDTTDTLKYPIRDRHSPELVEPVQNAIDLKDPKGIKRDVEYDPATKEYIISEKIGDKYYRNPTSMSFQDFYNTQSRKSENDYFMKRASTLGNLNRSNPLELKKSNKLFDRLFGGSKVDIKPQGYLEISMGYAGQYTNNPVLTESSRRSGGFDMNMNINLNVTGKIGDKLKIITNYNTQSTYDFENQIKLEYTGYDDEIIKKIEAGNVSFALPTTLISGMQSLFGVKTQLQFGRLTMTSVLSSQKSQKQTLTLKGGNQTTSYSLKSDAYDENKNFLLAQFFRDTFNYAMGNLPSIRSLSNITRIEVWVTNKTGTTTNTRNVVGLMDLAEYSPYNTNAVHVVSSGKLPYNGINDLYSKLSADDAARLPSTVISQLQSYGLSAVQDYEKTYARKLDSTEYTVNKKLGYISLNTTLSADQVLAVAYEYSYNGRTYKVGDFAQDVPPDASNNNNSRILFLKMLKATAARPILPIWDLMMKNIYSTGGYQLSSTDFTADVYYNDPGNDTRAASPRRYLPDAVGSYSGAPIITILNLDNLNTNNDPQPDGVYDFVSGYTVDVSNGKLIFPVLEPFGKDLAKAFGGDAALEKQYLYTKLYDTTKTAAQQYSSLNRYLIKGSYKAGSSSEVSLNAYNIPSGSVTVTAGGKTLTENIDYTVDYNLGKVKIINDGILSSGTTINVSFENSGLYGQQVRNYVGTRFDYAVNEKLSLGSTIVHMSERPYTTKVSYGEDPINNTVVGLDGNYNSEWKGLTRLLNKLPNYSTKSTSAVSLTGEVARLFPGHSKLINAFGSNEGQVYIDDFEGTESNYDLKTPSSSWALASTPAGATDSSGNIMFPEATLTDSVDYGKNRALLSWYIIEPTLQVNSTSDLPAGITKDDQSDPRTRIVYQKEIFPNLSTDYTSTQLTTLDLAYYPKDRGPYNFEASRTEVNTDGTLNNPKKHWGGIMRALDNTDFETSNIQYIEFWVQDPFIKNTTSTGGDLYFNLGAVSEDILKDSYKFFENGMKAPSTTINYDSTAWGHTPNYTTQLTKAFDNDADVRQYQDVGYDGLRTAEEVSYRTHFLNQLRTNFGVSAEVYTQALGDPSNDNYHHYRGNDYDKAKYGILARYKRYAMSDGNSPATTSGSSYSTAATNIPESEDLNFDNTMNETESYFQYRVHLSPNMTIGQNYIVDKVDASVTYTNGSTGTETWYQFKIPIEQYSAAIGGIADFKSIQFMRMFLTNFSDSVVLRFGKLQLVRNQWRQYSYELQTGSGDLVAADGTTTFNTTSVNIEENASRTPINYVLPPGLSRESTLSTSNTTLLMNEQSLSLQLSKLQDGKSRAVYKTLGMDLRRYKKLQMFIHEEAVEDDNSLKDKDLQAVIRIGSDYTENFYEYRIPLTKTAFGATSQAAIWPTANNMDITLTDFSTLKQTRNNTGASTATLYEKTLANGNVIGVIGNPNLGDVEGLMVAIYNPLDDGLTKNAEVWFDELRLTGLDEKGGYAATGRLNMQLADLGQLAVTSTMHTAGYGAVNQSVNERYQDNLISYDASLSLDMGKLLPKRTRLAIPLYVGQSKTSSMPEWDPFDLDIKLKEKLKLAANKHERDSIKAQAQDATTTSSFNVTNVRKLSDGKKKLRPWSLENFDFTYAYTGTKMHSPTTENYELTKNRGVLGYNFTGTNKFWEPFKKTIKNKSPWMKLFKDINLNPLPSMISFRADLTRQFSATQLRNVGSNYKLSETYNKYFTFDRYYGLKWDLTRSLSLDLTATNNARIDEPTGRLNSSAKRDTVWNNLLKLGRNTNYFQTFNATYTLPLSKIPIMSWTNFAVQYTAQYKWTAASLSNRIQGNTIENTQVVAVLAEFKFTDLYNKSKFLKAITATKQPVNPNAKPTANANGKNQPAKKEEKLPEISPLVKSILRPILSLKRVNINYSENNYTSLPGWMDSTQALGMNWRSMEPGLAFVFGYQPDKKWLDKKAAKGLFSADTLFNNQVVQQFSQNLQIQAQLEPVPNLRIDLTLTKTFTKNHSETFKDRYGGGNYEHLDAYETGGFQVTSIMLKTLFMKGGLARSFANFRKYRTTLSKRYWSKNPYAHDGSTPTYDTSDASYMYGYGKYEQNVLISSFIAAYTGKDPNKVGLIATDGLDKIRSNPFRNIIPLPNWRITYDGLAKLAPFSNFVQTLTLNHSYVSNLSMNSYNSSSSYMDKNSLGNPSFIDTVSGNYVPYYTVPNVTMIEQLSPLLGVDMTLKNNMNVHVDYKRTRSLSLSLTDYQLVEARTAEITLGGGYRLKGVTLPFVVGKNGSHKLDNDLNMRLDLSYRDEKSVNNQLDGGISTPTSGQKVISIAPSIDYVLNKRMNLKFYYTRKQTIPVLSTSSPTVTTTGGLTLRFVLGQ; this is translated from the coding sequence GTGAAGAAATCCCTTAGAAAACGTCTTAGAAAACACTATGCTGCCTTAACTGTATTTAGCATAGTGGCCTTTTTCATGGTTGATTCTGCAGCAAGGGGAGCCAGGGGCGTTAGTTACTATCCAATTGGCTCTTCTACGAATCATGCTGCATATGATTCCATGATACCTGTGAAAGATACTACGGATACGTTAAAGTATCCTATCAGGGACAGGCACTCTCCGGAGCTCGTAGAGCCTGTACAGAATGCTATTGACCTGAAAGATCCTAAAGGTATCAAACGGGACGTGGAATACGATCCTGCTACAAAAGAGTATATTATCTCCGAAAAGATCGGTGATAAATATTATAGGAATCCTACGTCTATGAGCTTCCAGGACTTCTATAACACGCAGTCCCGTAAGAGCGAGAATGATTACTTCATGAAACGCGCTTCCACGCTGGGAAACCTGAACAGAAGCAATCCGCTTGAACTTAAAAAATCAAATAAACTTTTTGATCGGTTATTCGGTGGCAGTAAGGTAGATATCAAGCCACAGGGTTACCTTGAAATATCAATGGGCTATGCAGGCCAGTATACCAACAACCCTGTATTGACCGAGTCTTCACGCCGCAGTGGTGGGTTTGATATGAATATGAATATCAACCTGAACGTAACGGGCAAAATCGGTGATAAACTAAAGATCATCACCAACTATAACACTCAGTCTACCTATGATTTCGAAAATCAGATCAAACTCGAGTACACCGGTTATGATGATGAGATCATAAAAAAGATTGAAGCCGGTAATGTAAGCTTTGCGCTTCCAACGACACTGATCAGTGGAATGCAATCACTTTTTGGGGTAAAGACGCAGTTGCAGTTCGGCCGCTTAACTATGACCAGCGTGCTTTCCAGCCAGAAGTCACAGAAGCAGACGCTCACCCTGAAAGGCGGTAATCAGACCACCAGCTACAGCCTCAAATCTGATGCGTACGATGAAAATAAAAACTTCCTGCTGGCACAGTTCTTCCGCGATACCTTCAACTATGCTATGGGTAATCTGCCTAGTATCCGTTCGCTCTCCAACATCACACGTATCGAGGTATGGGTAACGAATAAGACAGGTACAACAACGAACACCCGTAACGTAGTAGGTCTGATGGACCTTGCTGAATACAGTCCTTACAATACAAATGCCGTACACGTTGTAAGCAGCGGCAAACTGCCTTACAACGGTATCAACGACCTGTATAGCAAACTCTCTGCAGACGATGCCGCGCGGCTACCCAGTACCGTCATTTCCCAACTCCAATCGTACGGTCTCTCTGCCGTACAGGATTATGAAAAAACCTATGCACGTAAACTGGATAGTACGGAATATACCGTGAATAAGAAACTCGGCTACATATCTCTGAATACAACGCTTTCGGCAGACCAGGTGCTTGCTGTGGCGTATGAATATAGTTACAACGGTCGTACCTACAAGGTCGGCGACTTTGCACAGGATGTACCACCAGATGCGAGCAACAATAACAACAGCCGCATCCTCTTCCTGAAAATGCTGAAAGCTACTGCTGCCCGTCCGATACTGCCTATCTGGGACCTGATGATGAAAAACATCTATTCCACCGGTGGTTATCAGCTGAGCAGTACCGACTTCACTGCCGATGTATATTACAATGACCCCGGCAATGATACCCGCGCAGCCAGCCCCAGACGCTATCTGCCGGATGCTGTCGGCTCTTACAGCGGTGCACCGATCATTACCATTCTCAACCTCGATAACCTGAATACGAACAATGACCCGCAACCAGATGGTGTGTATGACTTTGTGAGCGGGTATACTGTAGACGTATCTAATGGTAAACTCATCTTCCCCGTACTGGAACCTTTTGGTAAAGACCTTGCCAAAGCATTTGGCGGTGACGCTGCTTTGGAAAAACAATACCTCTATACCAAACTGTATGATACCACCAAAACGGCCGCACAACAGTATTCTTCGCTCAACAGGTACCTCATTAAAGGGAGTTATAAAGCAGGTAGTTCATCAGAAGTATCATTGAATGCATACAACATTCCTTCTGGTTCTGTAACCGTTACTGCAGGTGGTAAAACACTGACTGAGAATATTGACTATACAGTAGATTATAACCTGGGTAAAGTAAAGATCATCAATGATGGTATTCTCAGTTCCGGTACTACTATCAACGTCTCTTTTGAGAATAGCGGCCTATATGGGCAGCAGGTACGTAACTATGTAGGTACACGTTTTGACTATGCTGTGAATGAAAAGCTGAGCCTGGGTTCTACCATCGTGCATATGAGTGAACGCCCTTACACCACCAAAGTAAGTTATGGCGAAGACCCTATCAATAACACAGTCGTAGGGCTGGATGGTAACTATAACTCTGAATGGAAAGGACTGACCCGGCTGTTAAATAAATTACCAAATTATAGCACCAAGTCTACCTCCGCTGTGAGTCTGACGGGCGAAGTAGCCCGCTTATTCCCCGGCCATAGTAAACTGATCAATGCATTTGGTTCCAATGAAGGACAGGTATACATTGATGACTTTGAAGGCACTGAAAGTAACTACGACCTGAAAACGCCGAGTAGCAGCTGGGCGCTGGCTTCTACCCCGGCTGGTGCTACAGATAGTTCAGGTAATATCATGTTCCCGGAAGCGACATTGACTGATTCTGTTGATTATGGAAAGAACAGGGCTTTACTCTCCTGGTACATCATCGAACCTACCCTGCAGGTAAACAGTACTTCCGATCTGCCAGCAGGTATTACCAAAGATGACCAATCTGATCCACGTACACGTATCGTATACCAGAAGGAGATATTCCCGAACCTTTCTACGGACTATACTTCCACACAACTCACCACCCTTGACCTGGCGTATTATCCAAAAGATCGTGGTCCATACAACTTCGAAGCCAGCCGTACAGAGGTGAATACAGATGGTACGCTGAATAACCCCAAGAAACACTGGGGAGGTATCATGCGCGCCTTAGACAATACTGACTTTGAGACCTCCAATATACAGTATATCGAATTCTGGGTTCAGGATCCATTTATAAAGAATACTACCAGTACCGGTGGTGACCTGTACTTCAACCTCGGTGCCGTTTCTGAGGATATTCTGAAAGACTCCTATAAGTTTTTTGAAAACGGGATGAAGGCACCCAGTACTACGATCAACTATGATTCTACTGCCTGGGGCCATACACCAAACTATACCACACAGCTGACGAAGGCTTTTGACAATGATGCAGATGTAAGGCAATACCAGGACGTAGGTTACGATGGTTTGCGTACTGCCGAAGAAGTATCTTACCGTACACACTTCCTGAACCAGCTGCGTACCAACTTTGGCGTTAGTGCGGAGGTATATACACAAGCGCTTGGTGACCCGAGTAATGACAACTACCATCACTACAGGGGTAATGATTATGACAAGGCGAAATATGGCATTCTGGCCCGATATAAACGCTATGCCATGTCAGACGGTAACTCTCCTGCTACTACCAGTGGGTCCTCCTACTCTACTGCGGCGACTAATATTCCGGAGTCAGAAGACCTGAACTTTGATAATACCATGAATGAAACGGAGTCCTATTTCCAGTACCGGGTGCATTTAAGCCCGAATATGACGATCGGACAGAATTACATCGTGGATAAGGTTGATGCCTCCGTCACTTATACCAATGGTAGCACCGGTACAGAAACCTGGTACCAGTTCAAGATCCCGATCGAACAGTATAGCGCGGCGATCGGTGGTATTGCAGACTTCAAGTCCATTCAGTTTATGCGTATGTTCCTCACGAATTTCTCTGATTCTGTCGTACTGCGCTTTGGTAAACTGCAACTGGTCAGGAACCAGTGGCGCCAGTATAGCTACGAATTACAGACAGGCTCCGGCGATCTGGTAGCTGCGGATGGCACTACGACCTTCAATACAACGTCTGTAAATATCGAAGAAAACGCTTCCCGTACGCCTATCAACTATGTACTGCCACCGGGATTATCACGCGAGTCAACGCTCAGTACCAGCAATACCACCCTGCTGATGAATGAGCAATCCCTTTCCTTACAGCTGTCCAAACTGCAGGATGGTAAGTCAAGGGCGGTATACAAAACATTGGGCATGGACCTGCGCAGGTATAAAAAACTGCAGATGTTCATACACGAAGAAGCGGTAGAAGACGACAATAGTTTAAAAGATAAAGACCTGCAGGCGGTGATCCGTATTGGTAGTGACTATACGGAGAACTTCTATGAATACCGTATTCCACTGACCAAAACAGCCTTTGGCGCCACCTCACAGGCGGCTATCTGGCCTACGGCGAATAATATGGACATTACGCTGACGGACTTCAGCACCCTGAAACAAACCCGTAACAATACAGGTGCTTCTACAGCTACGCTGTATGAGAAGACCCTCGCAAACGGAAATGTGATCGGGGTGATCGGTAACCCGAACCTGGGTGATGTGGAAGGGTTAATGGTGGCTATTTACAACCCGCTGGATGATGGGTTGACGAAGAATGCAGAAGTTTGGTTTGATGAATTGCGATTGACCGGGCTGGATGAAAAAGGAGGATATGCCGCTACGGGCAGGTTGAATATGCAGCTCGCCGACCTCGGCCAGCTGGCCGTAACCAGTACCATGCACACCGCAGGGTATGGGGCCGTGAACCAGAGTGTGAATGAACGCTACCAGGATAACCTCATCTCCTACGATGCATCATTAAGCCTGGATATGGGTAAATTGTTACCAAAAAGAACAAGGTTAGCGATTCCCCTCTATGTTGGGCAATCCAAAACCAGCAGCATGCCGGAATGGGATCCGTTTGACCTGGACATCAAATTGAAGGAAAAGCTGAAATTAGCGGCTAATAAACACGAAAGAGATTCTATCAAGGCACAGGCACAAGACGCGACGACGACCAGTAGTTTCAACGTGACGAATGTGCGCAAGCTGAGTGACGGGAAAAAGAAGCTGCGCCCCTGGAGCCTGGAGAACTTTGACTTCACCTATGCATATACGGGCACTAAAATGCATAGTCCTACTACTGAGAACTATGAGCTAACTAAGAACAGAGGTGTATTAGGTTATAACTTTACCGGCACCAACAAATTCTGGGAGCCTTTTAAGAAAACGATCAAAAATAAATCGCCGTGGATGAAGTTGTTCAAAGACATCAACCTGAATCCCCTGCCTTCTATGATCAGCTTCCGGGCGGACCTGACAAGACAGTTCAGTGCTACACAGCTCAGGAACGTAGGAAGTAATTATAAACTGTCCGAGACGTATAACAAGTACTTTACCTTCGATCGTTATTATGGTTTGAAGTGGGACCTGACACGTAGTCTGAGCTTAGACCTGACAGCGACGAACAATGCACGTATCGACGAGCCAACCGGAAGACTGAACTCCTCTGCCAAGCGGGATACGGTATGGAACAATCTGCTGAAACTGGGTCGTAATACCAACTACTTCCAGACTTTCAATGCCACGTATACCCTGCCATTGTCAAAGATCCCGATCATGAGCTGGACGAACTTTGCCGTGCAATATACGGCGCAGTACAAATGGACGGCGGCTTCCCTCTCTAACAGGATACAGGGTAACACTATTGAAAATACACAGGTGGTCGCGGTGCTGGCGGAGTTTAAATTCACAGACCTGTATAATAAATCAAAGTTTCTGAAGGCAATCACAGCCACAAAACAGCCGGTGAATCCGAATGCAAAACCAACGGCGAACGCAAACGGCAAAAATCAGCCTGCGAAGAAGGAGGAAAAGCTACCGGAAATATCTCCTTTGGTGAAGTCTATATTGCGACCGATCTTATCACTCAAGCGTGTTAACATCAACTACTCTGAGAACAACTATACGAGTCTGCCGGGATGGATGGACAGTACACAGGCATTGGGTATGAACTGGCGGAGTATGGAGCCGGGACTGGCATTTGTGTTCGGTTATCAGCCAGATAAAAAATGGCTGGATAAAAAGGCGGCGAAGGGATTATTTTCTGCCGATACCCTGTTCAATAATCAGGTTGTACAGCAGTTCTCACAGAACCTGCAGATACAGGCGCAGTTGGAACCGGTACCAAATCTGCGGATTGATTTGACGCTGACCAAGACATTTACCAAGAACCACTCTGAAACATTTAAAGACAGGTATGGCGGAGGGAACTATGAGCACCTGGATGCATATGAGACTGGTGGATTCCAGGTCACTTCGATTATGCTGAAGACCTTGTTCATGAAGGGAGGACTGGCGAGGAGCTTTGCGAATTTCAGAAAGTACAGAACGACATTGTCAAAGAGATATTGGTCTAAAAACCCTTATGCACACGATGGTTCTACGCCAACGTATGATACCAGCGACGCTTCTTATATGTATGGATATGGCAAGTATGAACAGAATGTGCTGATATCCTCTTTTATTGCGGCTTACACAGGGAAGGATCCGAATAAGGTGGGATTGATTGCAACGGATGGATTGGATAAGATCAGAAGTAATCCTTTCAGGAATATTATTCCATTGCCGAACTGGCGGATCACGTATGATGGGTTAGCGAAATTAGCGCCGTTCAGTAATTTTGTACAGACGCTGACACTGAATCACTCTTATGTGAGCAATTTGAGTATGAACTCCTACAATTCATCCTCCAGTTATATGGATAAGAACTCGTTGGGGAATCCGAGTTTTATAGATACGGTGTCGGGGAACTATGTACCTTATTATACGGTGCCGAATGTGACGATGATAGAACAGTTATCGCCGTTATTAGGGGTGGATATGACACTGAAGAACAATATGAATGTGCATGTGGATTATAAGCGAACGAGGTCATTGAGTTTGAGTTTGACGGATTATCAGCTGGTGGAGGCGCGTACGGCGGAGATCACGTTGGGTGGTGGGTATAGGTTGAAGGGGGTGACGTTGCCGTTTGTGGTGGGGAAGAATGGGTCGCATAAGCTGGATAATGATTTGAATATGCGGCTGGATTTGAGTTATAGGGATGAGAAGTCGGTGAATAACCAGCTGGATGGGGGGATATCGACGCCTACGTCGGGGCAGAAGGTGATTAGTATAGCGCCGAGTATAGATTATGTGTTGAATAAGCGGATGAATTTGAAGTTTTATTATACGAGGAAACAGACGATACCGGTGTTGTCGACGTCGAGTCCGACGGTGACGACGACGGGTGGGTTGACGTTGAGGTTTGTGCTTGGGCAGTAA
- a CDS encoding YfhO family protein: MKTSWFKSLLPHLAAILGLLILAVLYCKPVLEDKVISQSDNVQWQAMAKEAMDYKKEHGIPPLWTTSMFGGMPTFQLAMESPYHIDSAIPAILTLGLPKPINVLFLSALCFYLLCIVLGTRSWIGFAGAVAYTYASYSPIIIVTGHDTKMIALAYLPAVIAGLVLITRRSYLAGTGIMALSLSYLIAANHLQMTYYFFLILAVLGIAYAVYSIREKAFKHLITGGLLVLLAVGLALASNAVSLWTTYQYSKESTRGGKSPLSPLPGETAEQHNGKNYAFQWSYGKFETFTLIAPDIYGGSSSGKLGTNSTTYKTLTEIGVPTNNAEKLVSSWNLYWGDQSLLGTSGPVYLGVIVCLLALLGLFIIRSWHKWWLIGISILGIVLAWGSNFAAFNYFMFDHFPLYDKFRAPSQALIIPQLSFAILAVMTLQEMISGEIKKEELLKKLKWSGYIMGGLLVLLLLASTSMRYTNATGDNANPHSDDQFHAQLVQMTQGRTDIADKLMAATRADRADLYRSDVFRSIFFAALAFGLLWFFIKGKLQARYLAIGITLLIMIDLLQVDRRYLNEDSFMDAGSYSMPFQASPADQQILQDKDPYYRVFNLTRDPFQDAMTSYYHKSIGGYHAAKLQLYQDLIERQISQNNMQVLNMLNTKYIITNGVEGAAVHQNPDALGNAWFVKTIQWVPDADAEMSALTTFHPKDTVVIDQQYKPLVKADFQFDSSAVIALQFNHQDTIAYTSRAATPQFAVFSEIYYRQGWKAYIDGKEAPYTRVNYALRGMSVPAGDHTITFIFAPEAYYAGVKLSLGSYIIMLLLLAGSLALYFRKK; this comes from the coding sequence ATGAAAACCAGCTGGTTCAAGTCCCTGTTACCGCACCTGGCAGCCATTCTGGGTTTGCTGATCCTTGCGGTTTTGTATTGCAAACCTGTATTAGAAGATAAGGTCATCAGTCAAAGTGATAATGTACAGTGGCAGGCGATGGCCAAAGAAGCCATGGATTATAAAAAGGAGCATGGCATTCCTCCATTATGGACCACCAGTATGTTTGGCGGGATGCCGACCTTCCAGCTGGCCATGGAGTCTCCTTATCACATTGATAGTGCTATTCCTGCAATCCTCACACTGGGATTGCCCAAGCCGATCAATGTATTGTTTCTCTCCGCACTTTGTTTTTATTTGCTTTGCATCGTTTTAGGTACGCGCTCATGGATCGGCTTTGCCGGTGCAGTGGCGTATACCTATGCCAGTTATTCGCCTATTATCATCGTCACAGGGCATGACACCAAGATGATCGCACTGGCCTATCTGCCTGCGGTCATTGCAGGTCTGGTGCTCATTACCCGGCGTAGTTACCTGGCGGGTACGGGCATCATGGCACTCTCCCTCTCCTACCTGATTGCCGCCAATCACCTGCAGATGACGTATTATTTCTTCCTGATACTGGCCGTCCTGGGTATTGCCTATGCCGTCTATTCTATCAGGGAAAAAGCGTTTAAACACCTCATCACAGGTGGTTTACTGGTTTTGCTTGCTGTAGGACTGGCACTGGCATCCAATGCTGTGAGCTTGTGGACGACCTATCAATATTCGAAGGAAAGTACCCGCGGTGGTAAGTCGCCATTGAGTCCACTGCCGGGTGAAACTGCCGAACAACATAATGGAAAGAACTATGCATTTCAATGGAGCTATGGCAAGTTTGAAACGTTCACGCTCATTGCACCTGATATTTATGGTGGCAGCTCAAGTGGTAAACTAGGCACGAATTCAACTACCTATAAAACATTAACCGAAATCGGTGTACCTACTAACAATGCAGAAAAACTGGTAAGCAGCTGGAACCTTTATTGGGGAGATCAGTCTTTATTAGGTACCTCGGGGCCTGTGTACCTGGGTGTCATAGTGTGCCTGCTTGCACTGCTTGGCTTGTTCATAATCCGTTCATGGCACAAGTGGTGGCTGATCGGCATCTCAATACTGGGTATTGTGCTGGCATGGGGTAGCAACTTTGCTGCGTTCAACTATTTTATGTTTGATCATTTTCCGCTTTATGATAAGTTCCGCGCACCTTCGCAGGCATTGATCATCCCGCAGTTATCATTTGCGATATTGGCAGTGATGACATTGCAGGAAATGATCAGCGGTGAAATCAAAAAGGAGGAGCTACTGAAGAAACTGAAATGGTCTGGTTATATCATGGGCGGCTTACTGGTGTTGTTGCTACTGGCATCTACCAGTATGCGCTATACCAATGCCACCGGCGACAACGCCAACCCGCATAGTGATGATCAGTTCCATGCCCAGCTGGTACAAATGACACAGGGCCGGACCGATATTGCAGACAAATTGATGGCTGCAACAAGGGCAGACAGGGCGGATCTGTACAGAAGTGATGTATTTCGTTCTATCTTTTTTGCAGCACTGGCATTTGGCCTCCTGTGGTTCTTTATCAAAGGGAAACTACAGGCGCGTTACCTGGCTATAGGTATCACTTTACTCATTATGATCGATTTGCTGCAGGTAGACAGGCGCTATCTGAATGAAGATAGTTTCATGGATGCCGGATCTTATAGTATGCCATTTCAGGCCTCTCCTGCCGATCAGCAGATACTACAGGACAAGGATCCGTACTACCGCGTATTTAACCTGACCCGCGACCCCTTCCAGGACGCCATGACGTCTTATTATCATAAGAGCATAGGAGGTTACCATGCGGCGAAGCTCCAACTTTACCAGGACCTGATTGAAAGACAGATCAGTCAGAACAATATGCAGGTACTGAACATGCTAAACACAAAGTATATCATTACCAACGGCGTGGAAGGTGCTGCCGTACATCAGAATCCGGATGCACTGGGCAATGCCTGGTTTGTAAAAACCATTCAGTGGGTACCGGATGCAGATGCGGAAATGAGTGCACTCACCACATTCCATCCAAAAGATACCGTGGTGATTGACCAGCAATATAAACCACTGGTGAAGGCGGATTTCCAGTTTGATTCCAGTGCCGTCATTGCTTTACAGTTCAATCACCAGGATACCATTGCGTATACATCCAGGGCCGCCACACCACAGTTTGCCGTATTCTCTGAGATCTATTACCGCCAGGGATGGAAAGCTTATATAGATGGAAAAGAAGCGCCTTATACCAGGGTAAACTATGCTTTAAGAGGGATGTCTGTTCCGGCAGGCGACCATACCATCACATTCATTTTTGCACCTGAAGCATATTATGCAGGTGTAAAATTATCCCTCGGTAGCTATATCATTATGTTGCTTTTATTAGCAGGAAGTCTTGCATTGTACTTCCGTAAGAAATAA
- a CDS encoding hemolysin family protein gives MSLEIFFTIFLVLLNGFFVAAEFAIVKVRSSQIEVNSGRNKTVSKIAKDMLNNLDGYLAATQLGITLASLGLGWVGEKVMTEMIINLFTSLGLNPDVGIAQKVAIGCAFLAITILHIVFGELAPKSLAIRKPVPTTFTVAVPLKLFYVIFRPFIWILNGLANVILRIIGITPVHENEDIHTEEELRVIIAESHQGGVIEETEKALIQNVFNLGDRHVSTLMTPRNEVIWLDIQDSPEINKAKILKHKHTMYPLANGDLDHTTGFVYSKDLLSDNFNAAINNLSALSRKLLVVTVHNRTYQLLELYKRERIYQAMVVDEFGSIKGLVTINDIVDALVGDISETNEFEYEVIRHEDGSMLVDGQLPFVEFLELIGVDADQQRVNVNNFVTLGGFILDKLGKIPQSGDSLQWKNLKMEVVKMDQHRIAKVHICNIENDPKEEEE, from the coding sequence ATGAGCTTAGAAATATTTTTTACCATCTTTTTGGTGCTGCTGAACGGGTTTTTCGTTGCTGCAGAATTTGCTATCGTAAAGGTCCGATCCTCGCAGATAGAAGTAAACTCAGGTCGCAATAAAACAGTATCCAAGATAGCCAAAGACATGCTGAATAACCTTGACGGTTACCTGGCAGCTACCCAGTTAGGTATCACCCTCGCTTCTCTGGGCCTTGGCTGGGTTGGTGAAAAGGTGATGACAGAAATGATCATCAATCTCTTTACTTCACTGGGCCTGAATCCAGATGTAGGTATCGCTCAAAAAGTAGCCATCGGCTGTGCATTCCTCGCTATCACCATTCTGCATATCGTATTTGGCGAGCTGGCCCCCAAATCTCTCGCTATCCGTAAACCAGTGCCAACCACTTTTACAGTGGCAGTGCCGCTGAAATTGTTCTATGTCATTTTCCGTCCTTTCATCTGGATCCTGAACGGTCTGGCCAATGTGATCCTCCGTATCATTGGTATCACCCCCGTTCATGAAAATGAAGACATACACACGGAAGAGGAACTCCGTGTGATCATTGCTGAAAGCCACCAGGGCGGTGTGATTGAAGAAACGGAGAAAGCCCTGATCCAAAACGTATTTAACCTGGGCGACCGCCATGTATCTACCCTCATGACCCCCCGAAATGAGGTGATCTGGCTGGATATCCAGGATAGCCCGGAAATAAACAAAGCTAAGATCCTGAAACATAAACATACCATGTACCCGCTGGCTAACGGCGACCTGGATCATACTACCGGCTTTGTTTACAGCAAAGACCTGCTCAGCGATAATTTCAACGCTGCCATCAATAACCTGTCAGCCCTGAGCCGCAAACTACTCGTGGTGACGGTACACAACCGTACTTACCAGCTGCTGGAACTCTATAAAAGAGAACGTATTTACCAGGCTATGGTCGTTGACGAATTTGGTTCTATCAAAGGCCTCGTGACCATCAATGACATCGTAGACGCACTGGTAGGTGATATCTCTGAAACGAATGAATTTGAATACGAAGTGATCCGCCATGAAGATGGCAGTATGCTGGTAGACGGACAGCTGCCATTCGTGGAATTCCTGGAACTAATCGGTGTAGATGCCGACCAGCAAAGAGTGAATGTAAACAACTTTGTCACCCTGGGTGGTTTTATCCTCGACAAACTGGGTAAAATACCTCAGAGTGGCGACAGTCTGCAATGGAAAAACCTGAAAATGGAAGTGGTGAAGATGGACCAGCACCGCATTGCCAAGGTGCATATCTGCAATATTGAAAACGATCCTAAAGAGGAAGAGGAATAA